A section of the Pelomicrobium methylotrophicum genome encodes:
- a CDS encoding TRAP transporter small permease subunit — MRAFIRFADAISVACAVIASVMLFAAVLIVCWMVLYRALGHSTFWELETAVYLMVASVFLGSPYCLKTNGHVSVDLLAHYLPRRGSDILAIFIGVVGFVVCGYLTYVGAELMLKSLHEGETTGSLWNPPKWPLYLTMPLGLGLTALQYIAEILRATLDLKSAQEGA, encoded by the coding sequence ATGCGCGCCTTCATCCGCTTTGCCGATGCGATCTCGGTCGCCTGTGCCGTGATCGCCTCGGTGATGCTGTTCGCGGCGGTGCTCATCGTGTGCTGGATGGTGCTGTATCGGGCGCTGGGCCACTCCACCTTCTGGGAGCTGGAGACCGCGGTCTACCTCATGGTGGCGTCGGTTTTTCTGGGCTCGCCCTATTGCCTTAAGACCAACGGGCACGTATCGGTGGACCTGCTGGCCCATTATCTGCCGCGGCGGGGCAGCGACATCCTGGCCATTTTCATTGGGGTGGTGGGATTCGTGGTCTGTGGCTATCTCACCTACGTCGGTGCCGAGCTCATGCTCAAATCGCTGCACGAAGGCGAGACCACCGGCAGTCTCTGGAATCCGCCCAAGTGGCCCCTGTACCTCACCATGCCGCTGGGCCTCGGCCTGACCGCGTTGCAGTACATCGCCGAGATCTTGCGGGCGACGCTGGATCTCAAGTCCGCTCAGGAGGGCGCATGA
- a CDS encoding malonate--CoA ligase codes for MNANLYSLIAGCFPPSAATPVLIDEDGATYTYEDLERETARLAQMLVSLGLEKGDRVAAQVEKSPQALFLYLATVRAGMVYLPLNTAYQHDEIDYFFSDAQPALVVCRPQALSWIKPLAERAGARHVLTLDERGGGTLAEAAAAQAARFETVEVEEDDLACIIYTSGTTGRSKGAMLSHRNLSSNGLTLRDCWRFSSDDVLIHALPLFHVHGLFVAVHCALLSGARMLFHRKFDARAILGDFSRATVLMGVPTFYTRLLHEPALTREACRGMRLFVSGSAPLLAETHQAFGERTGHSILERYGMSEAGMMTSNPYDGERRPGTVGFPLPGIAVRVADEQDRPLPAGSIGAIQVKGPNVFLGYWRMPEKTREEFTADGFFRTGDLGVFSSDGYLSIVGRAKDLVITGGYNVYPKEIELAIDQIPGVLESAVIGVPHPDFGEAVTAVVVRDQAGAGLTEEAIIRHLKGQLAGYKVPKRVHFVGELPRNTMGKVQKNVLREKFSKAS; via the coding sequence ATGAATGCCAATCTTTACAGCCTCATCGCCGGCTGCTTTCCACCGTCGGCCGCGACCCCGGTGCTGATCGACGAAGACGGTGCGACCTACACCTACGAAGACCTGGAGCGGGAGACCGCTCGTCTTGCACAAATGCTGGTGAGCCTGGGACTTGAGAAGGGGGACCGGGTCGCCGCCCAGGTGGAGAAATCGCCCCAAGCGCTGTTTCTGTACCTGGCCACGGTGCGCGCCGGCATGGTGTACCTGCCCCTCAACACCGCGTATCAGCACGACGAGATCGACTACTTCTTCAGCGACGCGCAGCCCGCCCTGGTCGTATGCCGGCCGCAGGCGCTGTCGTGGATCAAACCCCTGGCCGAGCGGGCGGGGGCCCGCCACGTGCTGACGCTGGACGAGCGCGGCGGGGGGACGCTGGCCGAAGCGGCCGCCGCCCAGGCCGCCCGCTTCGAGACGGTCGAGGTCGAGGAAGACGATCTGGCCTGCATCATCTACACCTCGGGCACCACGGGCCGCTCCAAGGGCGCGATGTTGTCCCACCGCAACCTCTCGTCCAACGGACTCACGCTGCGCGACTGCTGGCGCTTCTCGAGCGACGACGTGCTGATTCATGCCCTGCCGCTGTTCCACGTGCACGGCCTGTTTGTGGCGGTGCACTGCGCGCTTTTGTCGGGCGCCCGCATGCTGTTCCACCGCAAGTTCGACGCCCGGGCAATCCTTGGCGATTTTTCCCGCGCCACCGTGCTCATGGGCGTGCCCACGTTCTATACCCGGCTCCTCCACGAGCCGGCCCTCACCCGGGAAGCGTGCCGGGGCATGCGGCTGTTCGTCTCGGGCTCGGCGCCGCTCCTCGCCGAGACCCACCAGGCCTTCGGCGAGCGCACGGGCCATTCGATCCTCGAGCGCTACGGCATGTCGGAGGCGGGCATGATGACCTCCAACCCCTACGACGGCGAGCGGCGCCCGGGCACGGTGGGCTTTCCGCTGCCCGGCATCGCCGTGCGCGTCGCCGATGAGCAGGATCGGCCGCTCCCGGCGGGCAGCATCGGCGCCATCCAGGTGAAGGGGCCCAACGTTTTCCTGGGCTACTGGCGCATGCCGGAAAAGACTCGCGAGGAGTTCACCGCAGACGGATTCTTTCGCACCGGCGACCTGGGCGTTTTCAGCAGCGACGGCTACCTCTCCATCGTCGGGCGCGCCAAGGACTTGGTGATCACGGGCGGCTACAACGTGTATCCGAAGGAGATCGAGCTCGCCATCGACCAAATTCCAGGCGTGTTGGAGTCCGCGGTCATCGGTGTTCCTCACCCGGACTTCGGAGAAGCAGTCACCGCCGTGGTGGTGAGGGATCAAGCGGGGGCCGGTTTGACCGAAGAAGCGATCATCCGCCACCTCAAGGGCCAGCTCGCCGGCTACAAGGTGCCCAAGCGCGTGCACTTCGTGGGGGAGCTGCCCCGCAACACCATGGGCAAAGTCCAGAAGAACGTGTTACGGGAGAAGTTCTCGAAGGCTTCTTGA
- a CDS encoding carboxyl transferase domain-containing protein has protein sequence MNAIAFSQLSARSRVDALADTGSFAPLPGSDASLLVGPACVGGEPVVVAASDPSDAGGSLGVRESERLLAACQLCQQEGWPFVLVIDSAGARLTEGLEALAAFRRLYRGVLELVSGGGRLLALLPRHAFGGASMLAFACERRIYCERTLLAMSGPAIIEALGGRDQLDARDRDAVRGLLGGRARCRHGGEERLVADSVDAFRAATLRWLGEVEERGPTPLSARHAALKARLVAAGVGLVPPSPADPVPEEMAKQLGVLFPRGYRAGFRDGVLWGTATTEAGAVGVLGLWGGRPVGAQGAWLLAEGALAFSQEYPGLPIVVLMDAPGHAARGLDERVILSAYLVHLAQVLHHIKSRCPLTLLVTGAAAGGIYVSLACPAQRVWALPQASVMELPPAAVAQVLGSAEGEDRSPERLLALGVVDRVLSAEAFAAAGRFIFDP, from the coding sequence ATGAATGCCATCGCTTTCTCCCAACTGTCGGCCCGCAGCCGCGTGGACGCCTTGGCGGACACGGGCAGCTTCGCGCCGCTGCCGGGCAGCGATGCGTCGCTGCTGGTGGGCCCCGCGTGCGTGGGAGGCGAGCCGGTGGTAGTGGCGGCTTCCGATCCCAGCGACGCCGGGGGTTCCCTCGGTGTGCGCGAATCCGAGCGGCTCCTGGCGGCCTGCCAGCTTTGTCAGCAGGAGGGCTGGCCCTTCGTGCTGGTCATCGACTCGGCTGGGGCGCGCCTCACCGAAGGGCTTGAGGCCCTCGCCGCGTTTCGCCGCTTGTATCGCGGCGTGCTGGAACTGGTGTCGGGCGGCGGACGCCTCCTCGCCTTGCTTCCGCGCCATGCCTTCGGCGGTGCCAGCATGCTGGCTTTCGCCTGCGAGCGGCGGATCTACTGCGAGCGCACGCTGCTCGCCATGTCGGGTCCGGCCATCATCGAGGCGCTGGGAGGGCGGGATCAGTTGGACGCCCGGGACCGGGACGCCGTGCGAGGGCTTCTGGGCGGTCGCGCCCGGTGCCGCCACGGAGGCGAGGAGCGTCTGGTGGCCGATTCCGTCGACGCCTTCCGGGCGGCAACGCTCCGGTGGCTGGGCGAGGTCGAGGAACGGGGGCCGACGCCCCTCTCCGCTCGCCACGCCGCCCTCAAGGCACGGCTCGTCGCCGCCGGGGTCGGGCTCGTCCCGCCGTCCCCGGCCGATCCGGTGCCGGAGGAAATGGCAAAGCAACTCGGCGTCTTGTTTCCCCGGGGATACCGAGCCGGGTTTCGCGACGGCGTTCTCTGGGGCACAGCGACGACCGAGGCCGGCGCTGTCGGCGTCCTGGGGCTATGGGGTGGTCGCCCGGTCGGAGCCCAAGGGGCATGGCTGCTGGCGGAGGGTGCCCTCGCCTTCAGCCAGGAGTATCCGGGCCTTCCCATCGTCGTGCTCATGGACGCCCCAGGCCACGCCGCCCGGGGCCTCGACGAACGGGTGATCCTGTCGGCGTACTTGGTGCACCTGGCGCAGGTGCTGCATCATATTAAGTCGCGTTGCCCGCTCACCCTGCTCGTGACGGGCGCGGCGGCGGGCGGGATCTACGTCAGTCTCGCTTGCCCGGCGCAGCGGGTCTGGGCGCTGCCGCAGGCTTCCGTCATGGAGCTGCCTCCGGCTGCCGTTGCCCAGGTGCTGGGCTCAGCCGAAGGGGAGGATCGCAGTCCCGAGCGGCTGCTCGCCCTGGGCGTCGTGGACCGCGTCCTCTCGGCCGAGGCGTTCGCAGCCGCCGGCAGGTTTATTTTCGATCCGTGA
- a CDS encoding TRAP transporter large permease: protein MSETQIGLVLLVVTLMVLFSGIPIAWGLTLVSVSFLLVFEGPTALNVVGITIMDELSSFALLTIPLFVLLGAAIGVSAAGRDIYESLYRWLVRVPGGLVIANIFACGIFSAICGSSPATAAAIGKVGVPEMLKRGIPPGLATGAICAGGTLGILIPPSITMILYGLATETSIGRLFLAGVGPGILLVVLFALYAWIVTLIGHRRNPQTIPEEHYTLAEKMKGIEKVAPFIAIIVAIAYMMYGGIATPSEIAAVSAALALALVMVIYKAWHLRDLWHIFRDTVRESTMILMIIGAAALFSYMMSLLYITQTAAEAMVNLELNRWVLMALINVFMLVAGCFLPPVAIILMLMPILTPVLEANGFDLIWFAVILTINMEVGLITPPVGLNLYVLKGVAPQVPLPTVLLGSLPFVLIMLFAIVLICIFPEIALWLPDTLMGPGR, encoded by the coding sequence ATGAGCGAAACCCAGATCGGGCTCGTGCTCCTCGTCGTCACGCTGATGGTGCTCTTCTCGGGCATTCCCATTGCATGGGGGCTGACCCTGGTTTCCGTCAGCTTTCTGCTCGTCTTCGAAGGGCCCACGGCGCTGAACGTGGTGGGCATCACCATCATGGACGAGCTGAGCTCGTTCGCCCTGCTCACCATCCCGCTTTTCGTGCTGCTGGGGGCGGCGATCGGCGTCTCGGCGGCCGGCCGCGACATCTACGAGTCCCTGTATCGGTGGCTGGTACGGGTGCCGGGGGGGCTGGTCATCGCCAACATCTTCGCCTGCGGCATCTTCTCGGCGATCTGCGGCTCTTCGCCCGCCACGGCGGCGGCCATCGGCAAGGTGGGGGTCCCGGAGATGCTCAAGCGCGGCATCCCCCCCGGGCTTGCCACCGGCGCGATCTGCGCCGGTGGCACGCTGGGCATCCTCATTCCGCCCTCCATCACCATGATCCTGTACGGCTTGGCGACGGAGACTTCCATCGGGCGCCTGTTCCTGGCCGGCGTGGGCCCGGGCATCCTGCTGGTGGTGCTGTTTGCCCTGTACGCGTGGATCGTGACCCTGATCGGCCACCGCCGCAACCCGCAAACCATTCCCGAGGAGCACTACACGCTGGCGGAAAAAATGAAGGGCATCGAAAAGGTGGCGCCCTTCATCGCCATCATCGTCGCCATCGCCTACATGATGTACGGCGGCATCGCCACCCCGTCCGAGATCGCCGCCGTCTCGGCGGCGCTCGCCCTGGCCCTGGTAATGGTCATCTACAAGGCCTGGCATCTTCGGGACCTGTGGCACATTTTCCGGGACACGGTGCGCGAGTCCACGATGATCCTCATGATCATCGGCGCCGCGGCTTTGTTTTCCTACATGATGTCGCTCCTCTACATCACCCAGACCGCCGCCGAGGCCATGGTGAACCTGGAGCTCAACCGCTGGGTGCTGATGGCGCTCATCAACGTGTTCATGCTGGTGGCCGGCTGCTTCCTGCCGCCGGTGGCCATCATCCTCATGCTGATGCCCATCCTCACGCCGGTGCTGGAAGCGAACGGTTTCGACCTCATCTGGTTCGCGGTGATCCTCACCATCAACATGGAGGTGGGGCTCATCACGCCGCCGGTGGGACTCAACCTCTACGTGCTGAAAGGCGTCGCGCCCCAGGTGCCGCTGCCGACCGTGCTGCTGGGCTCGCTGCCTTTCGTGCTCATCATGCTTTTTGCGATCGTGCTCATTTGCATCTTCCCCGAGATCGCGCTCTGGCTGCCGGACACGCTGATGGGGCCGGGACGCTGA